In Arachis hypogaea cultivar Tifrunner chromosome 2, arahy.Tifrunner.gnm2.J5K5, whole genome shotgun sequence, a genomic segment contains:
- the LOC112737770 gene encoding uncharacterized protein isoform X3: MHLTHKALNFPNPNYHSHGPSHSFNSNPTPNPGLLTLPLNLLSPPKRRRSVLFATNNRGAVQIAVANNHPLFVPPSPSYDYRTFRSAKNVDVSTLGNLCVDIVLNVPQLPPPSFHERKAFMDRLASSPPNKKYWEAGGNCNMAIAAARLGLSCVSIGHVGNEIYGKFLLDVLHDEGIGMVEMSNSTDVVNCSSASIETLLCWVLVDPLQRHGFCSRADFSKEPAFHWMSTLRREVKLAIRNSKVLFCNGYGFDELSPSLLLSAVDYAVDVGTSIFFDPGPRGKSLSTGTAEEQRALDQFLRMSDVLLLTSDEAESLTGLGDPILAGQEFLKRGIRTKWVIIKMGSHGSILITASNIACAPAFKWVLQQPWGVVLVGM; this comes from the exons ATGCATCTCACACACAAAGCCCTCAATTTCCCAAACCCTAACTACCATTCTCATGGACCTTCACATTCCTTCAATTCCAATCCCACCCCAAACCCTGGGTTGTTGACTCTACCGCTAAACCTTCTCTCTCCTCCAAAACGACGCCGTTCCGTGCTATTCGCCACCAACAACAGGGGTGCCGTACAAATCGCTGTCGCAAACAATCATCCTCTTTTCGTTCCTCCTTCACCATCCTACGATTACCGAACGTTTCGGAGTGCCAAAAACGTCGACGTTTCCACGCTTGGGAACCTCTGCGTTGATATAGTTCTCAATGTTCCCCAATTGCCCCCGCCTTCCTTTCACGAACGCAAGGCCTTCATGGACCGCTTGGCCTCTTCTCCACCCAACAAG AAATATTGGGAAGCTGGTGGGAACTGCAATATGGCAATAGCAGCTGCAAGGCTAGGACTTAGTTGTGTATCAATTGGTCATGTGGGTAATGAAATCTATGGGAAGTTTCTGTTAGATGTGCTTCATGATGAGGGCATTGGTATGGTTGAGATGAGTAATAGTACTGATGTTGTGAACTGCTCCAGTGCATCTATTGAAACACTTCTATGCTGGGTTCTTGTTGATCCGTTACAAAGACATGGTTTTTGCAG TCGAGCAGATTTTAGCAAGGAACCTGCATTTCATTGGATGAGCACACTGAGGAGAGAAGTAAAACTAGCTATCAGAAATTCAAAGGTTTTGTTCTGTAATGGATATGGCTTTGATGAGCTCTCTCCTAGTTTACTGCTCTCAGCAGTGGACTATGCTGTTGATGTCGGCACATCGATATTCTTTGATCCTGGACCACGTGGAAAGAGTCTCTCCACTGGAACTGCAGAAGAACAAAGAGCTCTTGACCAGTTTCTCAGAATGAGTGATGTTCTTCTTCTAACTTCTGATGAG GCTGAGTCTTTAACTGGCCTAGGAGATCCAATATTAGCAGGACAGGAGTTTCTCAAAAGAGGGATCCGCACAAAATGGGTGATTATAAAAATGGGTTCTCATGGTTCAATTCTAATAACTGCATCAAATATAGCATGTGCTCCTGCATTCAAG TGGGTGCTGCAACAGCCATGGGGTGTGGTGCTGGTAGGAATGTAG
- the LOC112737764 gene encoding flowering locus K homology domain: MSGEEYDAQDAGYVPENPEFPQNHSDEHDEGNVIDDAGFPQLQPDQHDDGNLDEGANPPENQFDGHEIEGLPEDTDAHPQENAEEEEEHHDIGDVTGDFNSQEKQGAQDNSKGNEIKKWPGWPGENVFRMLIPVQKVGSIIGRKGEFIKKMTEETKARIKILDGPPGTMERAVMVSAKEEPDRAIPPAVEGLLRVHKQVVNVDHNPPDASAASNQVVTRLLVADTQAGSLIGKQGSTVKSFQDNTGCNIRVLGSAEYLPVFALRDDSVVEIQGESAGVHKAVELIALHLRKFLVDRGIVGVFETQMQRPDARVNQNVPPPQAWGPPHPQGFPTPGSGGPAFAPNPQYMPPSHNYDNYYPPPDLPPVDKLIPPPAYARDTSQSQQSVANKVTQHMQIPLTYADAVIGASGSNISYIRRASGASITIQETRGIPGEMTVEISGTASQIQAAQQLVQNFMAEAASAAQDHMGGSINQGYNSYPTNASVYASPPSSAGAHTGHAPSADYGSVYGTNYGY; encoded by the exons ATGTCTGGGGAAGAGTATGATGCACAAGATGCAGGCTATGTGCCTGAAAACCCTGAATTTCCACAAAACCATTCCGACGAACATGATGAAGGAAATGTGATTGATGATGCGGGGTTTCCTCAACTGCAGCCTGATCAACATGACGATGGCAATTTGGATGAGGGAGCTAATCCTCCTGAAAATCAGTTTGATGGCCACGAAATTGAAGGTTTGCCCGAAGATACCGATGCTCATCCACAAGAGAAtgctgaggaggaggaggaacatcATGATATTGGGGATGTTACTGGGGATTTCAATTCTCAGGAGAAACAGGGAGCACAGGATAATTCGAAAGGAAATGAAATAAAGAAGTGGCCTGGTTGGCCTGGAGAGAATGTTTTCCGGATGTTGATTCCTGTACAAAAGGTTGGCAGTATCATCGGCCGCAAGGGAGAGTTTATTAAGAAAATGACGGAAGAGACCAAAGCTCGCATTAAAATTCTTGATGGTCCGCCAGGAACCATGGAAAGAGCA GTAATGGTTTCTGCAAAAGAAGAGCCAGATCGCGCCATACCGCCTGCTGTGGAGGGTTTGTTAAGGGTTCATAAACAAGTTGTCAATGTGGACCACAATCCTCCAGATGCATCGGCTGCATCAAACCAAGTTGTTACGAGGCTTCTGGTGGCAGATACTCAAGCAGGAAGCTTGATCGGGAAGCAGGGTTCCACAGTAAAGTCCTTTCAAGATAACACTGGTTGCAATATACGTGTTCTTGGATCAG CTGAATACCTGCCTGTATTTGCTCTACGGGATGATAGTGTTGTTGAAATACAAGGGGAGTCTGCTGGGGTTCACAAGGCAGTTGAACTTATTGCACTTCATCTCCGTAAATTCCTGGTTGACCGCGGCATAGTTGGAGTATTTGAAACACAG ATGCAAAGGCCAGATGCTCGAGTTAACCAGAATGTGCCCCCACCTCAAGCTTGGGGTCCCCCACATCCACAAGGGTTCCCCACTCCTGGCAGTGGTGGACCTGCTTTTGCACCCAATCCTCAATATATGCCTCCTTCACATAACTACGATAATTACTACCCACCTCCTGATCTGCCTCCCGTAGATAAGCTCATTCCTCCACCTGCCTATGCAAGGGATACTTCTCAATCACAGCAGTCTGTTGCAAATAAG GTCACACAGCACATGCAAATTCCTCTAACCTATGCAGATGCAGTTATTGGAGCATCAGGATCAAATATCAGCTACATTCGCCGTGCTAGTGGCGCAAGTATTACAATTCAGGAGACCAGGGGTATACCAGGGGAAATGACTGTTGAGATAAGCGGCACCGCGTCACAAATACAGGCAGCTCAACAACTGGTGCAG AATTTCATGGCTGAAGCGGCGAGTGCGGCACAAGATCATATGGGGGGGTCAATTAACCAAGGTTACAATTCCTATCCTACCAATGCTTCTGTTTATGCATCTCCACCTTCAAGTGCTGGAGCACATACAGGCCATGCACCTTCTGCTGATTATGGTTCGGTGTATGGAACCAATTATGGTTACTAA
- the LOC112737770 gene encoding uncharacterized protein isoform X2, which produces MHLTHKALNFPNPNYHSHGPSHSFNSNPTPNPGLLTLPLNLLSPPKRRRSVLFATNNRGAVQIAVANNHPLFVPPSPSYDYRTFRSAKNVDVSTLGNLCVDIVLNVPQLPPPSFHERKAFMDRLASSPPNKKYWEAGGNCNMAIAAARLGLSCVSIGHVGNEIYGKFLLDVLHDEGIGMVEMSNSTDVVNCSSASIETLLCWVLVDPLQRHGFCSRADFSKEPAFHWMSTLRREVKLAIRNSKVLFCNGYGFDELSPSLLLSAVDYAVDVGTSIFFDPGPRGKSLSTGTAEEQRALDQFLRMSDVLLLTSDEAESLTGLGDPILAGQEFLKRGIRTKWVIIKMGSHGSILITASNIACAPAFKTRFVILIRWMSLILLGAETVLLLLLHMVIYIICRWLIH; this is translated from the exons ATGCATCTCACACACAAAGCCCTCAATTTCCCAAACCCTAACTACCATTCTCATGGACCTTCACATTCCTTCAATTCCAATCCCACCCCAAACCCTGGGTTGTTGACTCTACCGCTAAACCTTCTCTCTCCTCCAAAACGACGCCGTTCCGTGCTATTCGCCACCAACAACAGGGGTGCCGTACAAATCGCTGTCGCAAACAATCATCCTCTTTTCGTTCCTCCTTCACCATCCTACGATTACCGAACGTTTCGGAGTGCCAAAAACGTCGACGTTTCCACGCTTGGGAACCTCTGCGTTGATATAGTTCTCAATGTTCCCCAATTGCCCCCGCCTTCCTTTCACGAACGCAAGGCCTTCATGGACCGCTTGGCCTCTTCTCCACCCAACAAG AAATATTGGGAAGCTGGTGGGAACTGCAATATGGCAATAGCAGCTGCAAGGCTAGGACTTAGTTGTGTATCAATTGGTCATGTGGGTAATGAAATCTATGGGAAGTTTCTGTTAGATGTGCTTCATGATGAGGGCATTGGTATGGTTGAGATGAGTAATAGTACTGATGTTGTGAACTGCTCCAGTGCATCTATTGAAACACTTCTATGCTGGGTTCTTGTTGATCCGTTACAAAGACATGGTTTTTGCAG TCGAGCAGATTTTAGCAAGGAACCTGCATTTCATTGGATGAGCACACTGAGGAGAGAAGTAAAACTAGCTATCAGAAATTCAAAGGTTTTGTTCTGTAATGGATATGGCTTTGATGAGCTCTCTCCTAGTTTACTGCTCTCAGCAGTGGACTATGCTGTTGATGTCGGCACATCGATATTCTTTGATCCTGGACCACGTGGAAAGAGTCTCTCCACTGGAACTGCAGAAGAACAAAGAGCTCTTGACCAGTTTCTCAGAATGAGTGATGTTCTTCTTCTAACTTCTGATGAG GCTGAGTCTTTAACTGGCCTAGGAGATCCAATATTAGCAGGACAGGAGTTTCTCAAAAGAGGGATCCGCACAAAATGGGTGATTATAAAAATGGGTTCTCATGGTTCAATTCTAATAACTGCATCAAATATAGCATGTGCTCCTGCATTCAAG ACTAGATTCGTAATTCTTATCAGGTGGATGTCATTGATACTGTTGGGTGCGGAGACAGTTTTGTTGCTGCTGTTGCATATGGTTATATACATAATATGCCGTTGGTTAATACATTAA
- the LOC112737770 gene encoding uncharacterized protein isoform X1: MHLTHKALNFPNPNYHSHGPSHSFNSNPTPNPGLLTLPLNLLSPPKRRRSVLFATNNRGAVQIAVANNHPLFVPPSPSYDYRTFRSAKNVDVSTLGNLCVDIVLNVPQLPPPSFHERKAFMDRLASSPPNKKYWEAGGNCNMAIAAARLGLSCVSIGHVGNEIYGKFLLDVLHDEGIGMVEMSNSTDVVNCSSASIETLLCWVLVDPLQRHGFCSRADFSKEPAFHWMSTLRREVKLAIRNSKVLFCNGYGFDELSPSLLLSAVDYAVDVGTSIFFDPGPRGKSLSTGTAEEQRALDQFLRMSDVLLLTSDEAESLTGLGDPILAGQEFLKRGIRTKWVIIKMGSHGSILITASNIACAPAFKVDVIDTVGCGDSFVAAVAYGYIHNMPLVNTLTIANAVGAATAMGCGAGRNVAKLENVKDLLKSSNISKDTKFWTNVLGKNAITQEITCLSHMMNGNGNPNHLNHVPYDKVASELLPKLEHPQIPGNVAA, from the exons ATGCATCTCACACACAAAGCCCTCAATTTCCCAAACCCTAACTACCATTCTCATGGACCTTCACATTCCTTCAATTCCAATCCCACCCCAAACCCTGGGTTGTTGACTCTACCGCTAAACCTTCTCTCTCCTCCAAAACGACGCCGTTCCGTGCTATTCGCCACCAACAACAGGGGTGCCGTACAAATCGCTGTCGCAAACAATCATCCTCTTTTCGTTCCTCCTTCACCATCCTACGATTACCGAACGTTTCGGAGTGCCAAAAACGTCGACGTTTCCACGCTTGGGAACCTCTGCGTTGATATAGTTCTCAATGTTCCCCAATTGCCCCCGCCTTCCTTTCACGAACGCAAGGCCTTCATGGACCGCTTGGCCTCTTCTCCACCCAACAAG AAATATTGGGAAGCTGGTGGGAACTGCAATATGGCAATAGCAGCTGCAAGGCTAGGACTTAGTTGTGTATCAATTGGTCATGTGGGTAATGAAATCTATGGGAAGTTTCTGTTAGATGTGCTTCATGATGAGGGCATTGGTATGGTTGAGATGAGTAATAGTACTGATGTTGTGAACTGCTCCAGTGCATCTATTGAAACACTTCTATGCTGGGTTCTTGTTGATCCGTTACAAAGACATGGTTTTTGCAG TCGAGCAGATTTTAGCAAGGAACCTGCATTTCATTGGATGAGCACACTGAGGAGAGAAGTAAAACTAGCTATCAGAAATTCAAAGGTTTTGTTCTGTAATGGATATGGCTTTGATGAGCTCTCTCCTAGTTTACTGCTCTCAGCAGTGGACTATGCTGTTGATGTCGGCACATCGATATTCTTTGATCCTGGACCACGTGGAAAGAGTCTCTCCACTGGAACTGCAGAAGAACAAAGAGCTCTTGACCAGTTTCTCAGAATGAGTGATGTTCTTCTTCTAACTTCTGATGAG GCTGAGTCTTTAACTGGCCTAGGAGATCCAATATTAGCAGGACAGGAGTTTCTCAAAAGAGGGATCCGCACAAAATGGGTGATTATAAAAATGGGTTCTCATGGTTCAATTCTAATAACTGCATCAAATATAGCATGTGCTCCTGCATTCAAG GTGGATGTCATTGATACTGTTGGGTGCGGAGACAGTTTTGTTGCTGCTGTTGCATATGGTTATATACATAATATGCCGTTGGTTAATACATTAACAATTGCAAACGCAGTGGGTGCTGCAACAGCCATGGGGTGTGGTGCTGGTAGGAATGTAGCAAAACTGGAAAATGTGAAAGATTTATTAAAATCATCAAACATCAGCAAAGATACCAAATTCTGGACCAATGTACTTGGGAAGAATGCCATAACTCAGGAAATAACATGTTTGTCACACATGATGAACGGTAACGGCAATCCAAACCATCTCAACCATGTCCCATATGACAAGGTCGCCTCCGAGCTCTTACCTAAGCTTGAACATCCACAGATACCCGGTAATGTGGCGGCATGA